In Mauremys reevesii isolate NIE-2019 linkage group 14, ASM1616193v1, whole genome shotgun sequence, a single window of DNA contains:
- the LOC120381671 gene encoding zinc finger protein 436-like: GKSFRLSSHLITHQRIHTGETLYTCTECGKSFRRRSHLIRHQIIHTGETPYTCSECGKSFNRRSNLITHQRIHTGEMPYTCAECGEIFGWSSDLIRHERIHTGETPYMCSECGKSFNRRSNLITHQRIHTGEMPYTCSECGKSFNQRSNLITHQRIHTGEMPYTCSECGKSFKQSSNLITHQRIHTGETPYTCSECGKSFNQSSHLIRHHKIHMR; encoded by the coding sequence gggaaaagcttcaggctgagctctcaccttatcacacatcagagaatccacacaggggagacgctcTACACGTgtactgagtgcgggaaaagcttcaggcggcgctctcaccttatcagacatcagataatccacacaggggagacgccctacacgtgctctgagtgcgggaaaagcttcaatcggcgctcaaaccttattacacatcagagaatccacactggggagatgccctacacgtgcgctgagtgcggggaAATTTTCGGGTGGAGCTctgaccttatcagacatgagagaatccacactggggagacgccctacatgtgctctgagtgcgggaaaagcttcaatcggcgctcaaaccttattacacaccagagaatccacacaggggagatgccctacacgtgctcggagtgcgggaaaagcttcaatcagcgctcaaaccttattacacatcagagaatccacacaggggagatgccctacacgtgctctgagtgcgggaaaagcttcaagcagagctcaaaccttatcacacatcagagaatccacacaggggagacgccctacacgtgctctgagtgtgggaaaagcttcaatcagagctcacaccttattagacatcacaaaatccacatgaga